The Malus domestica chromosome 10, GDT2T_hap1 genome contains a region encoding:
- the LOC103445305 gene encoding protein FAR1-RELATED SEQUENCE 9 yields the protein MSGIRQRTLGGGGQHVLDYLKRMQADNPAFFYAVQSDSDHSNGNIFWVDATARMNYTYFGDAVIFDTSYRINRYRVPFASFSGFNHHGQPVLFGCALVINESESSFVWLFQTWLHAMAGRFPVSITTDPDRHMQVAVAQILPETRHRFCKWAIFKQTQEKLDQLYHSHPTFETEFKKCVNESETIDEFESRWQSLLGRYYIMDNEWLQSMYNARQQWVPVYMKDTFFGEFAVSEGSERLALFFDGYVNASTTMQVLIKQYEKALVSWHEMELKADYDTTNTMPVLKTPSPMEKQAANLYTRRIFKKFQEELVETMANPATKIDDSGTVATYRVAKFGEDHKAHAVSFNSFEMKASCSCQMFEYSGIICRHILAVFRAKNVLTLPPQYVLKRWTRNAKSGAGGSMLDERASESPSNSRESVTVRYNNLRQEAIKYVEEGARSIHIYNVAMNALQEAAKKVAAMKNKGSGATQGSSLANGGSQEIPATEANEMAGYQSTDEKEKKIRELSAELEDTNKRCEVYRANLLAVLRDMEEQKSKLSVKVQSARLSLKE from the exons GCATGTTCTGGACTATCTAAAAAGAATGCAGGCAGACAATCCTGCTTTCTTTTATGCCGTTCAGAGTGATAGTGATCACTCTAATGGTAATATATTTTGGGTGGACGCAACAGCCAGGATGAACTATACATATTTTGGAGATGCTGTTATATTTGACACTTCGTATAGGATAAACCGCTACAGGGTACCGTTTGCCTCATTCTCCGGATTTAATCATCATGGCCAGCCGGTGTTGTTTGGCTGTGCGTTAGTTATTAATGAGTCTGAGTCCTCCTTCGTATGGCTATTTCAAACTTGGCTTCATGCAATGGCTGGacgcttccctgtctctatcacTACTGATCCAGATAGGCACATGCAAGTTGCAGTTGCGCAAATTCTTCCTGAAACCCGCCATCGCTTCTGTAAGTGGGCCATATTTAAACAAACACAAGAGAAGTTGGATCAGCTGTATCATTCTCATCCTACTTTCGAAACCGAGTTTAAGAAGTGTGTCAATGAGAGTGAGACAATTGATGAGTTTGAGTCACGTTGGCAGTCATTGCTCGGAAGATACTACATCATGGATAATGAGTGGCTTCAATCCATGTACAATGCTAGGCAACAGTGGGTCCCGGTTTACATGAAGGACACCTTTTTTGGAGAGTTTGCTGTAAGTGAGGGAAGTGAAAGGTTAGCCTTGTTTTTTGATGGGTATGTGAATGCATCCACTACCATGCAGGTTTTGATTAAGCAGTACGAGAAAGCTTTAGTTAGTTGGCATGAAATGGAATTAAAAGCAGATTATGACACTACTAATACTATGCCAGTTCTGAAGACACCGTCTCCTATGGAAAAACAAGCTGCAAACCTCTATACAAGGAGAATATTTAAGAAGTTCCAGGAGGAGTTGGTTGAGACCATGGCAAATCCTGCAACCAAAATTGATGACTCAGGAACTGTTGCCACCTATCGAGTGGCCAAATTTGGAGAAGACCACAAAGCTCATGCTGTTAGTTTCAATTCCTTTGAGATGAAAGCTAGTTGTAGTTGTCAAATGTTTGAATATTCAGGGATAATCTGTAGGCACATACTGGCAGTTTTTAGAGCAAAGAATGTTCTCACACTTCCTCCTCAATATGTATTGAAACGATGGACAAGAAATGCCAAGAGTGGAGCTGGCGGATCTATGCTGGATGAACGTGCTTCTGAATCGCCAAGCAATTCTCGAGAGTCTGTAACAGTTAGGTATAACAATCTACGTCAGGAAGCAATCAAATATGTAGAAGAGGGAGCAAGGTCTATCCACATATACAATGTAGCGATGAATGCTCTACAGGAAGCTGCTAAGAAAGTTGCTGCTATGAAGAATAAAGGTTCTGGAGCTACACAGGGTAGTTCCCTTGCCAATGGAGGTAGCCAAGAAATTCCTGCGACTGAAGCGAATGAAATGGCAGGGTATCAATCCACG GatgagaaggaaaagaaaatccgCGAATTGTCTGCTGAGTTGGAGGACACCAACAAACGCTGTGAAGTTTATCGTGCAAATCTGCTTGCTGTTCTACGAGATATGGAAGAGCAGAAGTCGAAGCTTTCGGTGAAGGTTCAAAGTGCAAGGCTAAGTCTGAAGGAGTGA
- the LOC108172997 gene encoding UPF0481 protein At3g47200-like, translating to MTSPSTSSFPSDNNGGRDDPDVVSQIALPDDVNITQLMSSMVERLESVDKTDWLLRPSAGRESCCIFKVPQLLVEVNSKHYHPHIVSIGPYHRGCQHLEMMQQHKWRYLRDLLVRTPSTGPKLADYLQVVALDEEKIRECYSETLTCLSKIELVEMMVLDGLFIIEVFSRFEYFEENLDDTIFSSEWILPHSGGCVFLKIKLAPQRLRLLRPLRPTCPENQRGRTRGRPTISKGSLRLLPWLPRGRATPMTPLWIRHWPQLRLDFLRLENQIPFFVLQQLFDMSKPSREDTYPCPPLGKAALKFFNYVVQQRSDKVLERYFYVGGVHLLDLFHSIFTTGIRDPPRENPSQSVELIGTVKKLHQAGIKLKKSKATNFLCIRFCNGVLEIPHIIVDDYSIHVLLNFVAFEQCYIDCDKHIITYAAFMNCLICRPADATYLSEKNIIENYLGSDEELTQFFNNMSKDVGFGVIGSYLQQVFKDVNEHCDNVWNVRWAGFMLKYFRSPWSFMSASAVLKALLLTVIQTVLSIFQFNGPQERRGG from the exons ATGACCTCACCTTCAACATCAAGTTTCCCATCAGACAACAATGGAGGAAGAGATGATCCGGATGTGGTCAGTCAAATTGCATTGCCAGACGATGTTAATATAACTCAGCTGATGTCGTCAATGGTGGAACGTCTTGAGTCAGTCGATAAAACAGATTGGCTACTCCGCCCATCAGCTGGTAGGGAATCCTGCTGCATCTTCAAAGTACCTCAATTGTTGGTCGAAGTCAACAGCAAGCACTACCACCCGCATATAGTCTCCATCGGCCCATATCACCGCGGTTGCCAACATCTGGAGATGATGCAGCAACACAAATGGAGATATCTTCGCGACTTACTTGTTCGAACACCATCAACTGGCCCCAAACTCGCTGATTACTTGCAGGTTGTAGCTTTGGATGAGGAAAAGATACGAGAGTGCTATTCTGAGACCCTCACCTGCTTGAGCAAAATCGAGCTCGTTGAGATGATGGTACTAGATGGTCTCTTCATTATCGAAGTCTTCTCCagatttgaatattttgaagAAAACTTGGATGACACCATCTTTAGCTCGGAATGGATATTGCCTCACAGTGGCGGATGC GTTTTTTTAAAAATCAAACTGGCGCCACAAcgccttcgtcttcttcgtccTCTTCGTCCAACCTGCCCAGAAAACCAACGGGGTCGCACCAGGGGTCGTCCCACCATCTCCAAGGGGTCTCTAAGGTTGCttccatggcttccaaggggtcgtgcgaccccaatgaccccactgtggatccgccactggCCTCAACTCAGGCTAGACTTTCTTCGGCTAGAAAACCAAATTCCTTTTTTCGTTCTTCAACAGTTATTTGATATGTCGAAACCTTCAAGAGAGGATACTTATCCGTGTCCGCCCCTTGGCAAGGCTGCTTTAAAATTCTTTAACTACGTAGTGCAACAAAGATCGGACAAGGTCTTGGAGCGATATTTCTATGTAGGCGGAGTACATCTACTCGATTTATTTCACTCAATTTTTACCACCGGTATTCGTGATCCTCCTCGAGAAAATCCTTCTCAGTCAGTTGAATTGATCGGAACAGTGAAAAAGCTTCATCAAGCGGGAATTAAGTTGAAGAAAAGCAAGGCAACCAACTTCCTATGTATCAGATTCTGCAATGGAGTGCTAGAAATTCCGCACATAATAGTAGACGATTACAGTATCCACGTACTCCTGAATTTCGTTGCATTCGAACAATGTTATATCGATTGCGACAAGCACATAATCACTTATGCTGCATTCATGAACTGCCTCATCTGCAGGCCTGCGGATGCAACCTACCTCTCTGAGAAGAACATCATCGAGAATTATCTTGGATCCGACGAGGAGCTCACTCAATTCTTCAACAATATGAGCAAAGATGTTGGTTTCGGCGTCATTGGGAGTTACTTACAGCAGGTATTCAAGGATGTGAACGAGCACTGCGATAATGTTTGGAACGTGCGATGGGCAGGTTTTATGTTGAAGTATTTTAGAAGCCCTTGGTCTTTTATGTCTGCCTCAGCTGTTTTGAAAGCCTTATTACTCACAGTAATCCAGACCGTTTTATCCATTTTTCAATTTAACGGTCCACAGGAGCGTCGCGGAGGGTAG
- the LOC103445306 gene encoding protein VACUOLELESS GAMETOPHYTES-like, with the protein MKIDKEISHPIHLKHRLKIEYTEVPFYCDGCKEAGIGLKYKCQQCEFDLHKACAVAPPTITHPFYDKCEFQFLYRPPGAVRRVCDACRKDVVGFVYHCRKCGFDLHPCCANLPQVLDDGERNFYLYLKLSSACHRCGGKGRGWCYRSECKTYNLHVSCVKELLVESWQAMYLNVDKNKVREMQTRIPSLKGTLKNHHGGGRGEKVRKCCEIAGGAVRIIVSAILGDPTALIGAAVGGFISK; encoded by the coding sequence ATGAAGATTGACAAGGAAATCTCTCATCCCATCCACCTAAAACACAGGCTCAAGATCGAATACACCGAGGTCCCGTTCTACTGCGACGGGTGCAAAGAAGCCGGAATTGGCCTCAAATACAAGTGCCAGCAATGTGAGTTTGATTTGCACAAGGCATGTGCTGTGGCTCCTCCAACCATCACCCACCCCTTCTACGACAAATGTGAGTTTCAGTTTCTTTACCGCCCGCCAGGCGCTGTGAGGAGAGTGTGTGATGCGTGTAGGAAGGATGTTGTAGGGTTTGTGTACCACTGCAGGAAGTGCGGTTTTGATCTGCACCCCTGTTGTGCCAACCTCCCACAAGTCCTGGATGACGGAGAGCGCAACTTTTACTTGTACCTCAAGTTATCGAGCGCTTGTCATCGGTGTGGAGGCAAGGGGCGTGGTTGGTGTTATAGGTCGGAATGCAAGACGTATAATCTTCATGTATCATGTGTGAAGGAGTTGCTTGTGGAGAGCTGGCAAGCCATGTATCTGAATGTCGACAAGAACAAGGTTAGGGAAATGCAAACTAGGATCCCGAGCCTTAAGGGGACGCTGAAAAACCACCATGGCGGAGGGAGAGGCGAGAAGGTCAGAAAGTGTTGCGAGATAGCTGGTGGCGCTGTTCGCATCATTGTCTCTGCCATACTAGGAGATCCTACCGCTCTGATAGGGGCCGCTGTTGGCGGTTTCATATCCAAGTAG
- the LOC139188634 gene encoding probable L-type lectin-domain containing receptor kinase S.5, translated as MTSLYYQWCIFYFIDNRKRTPTFKLWLSDIYNDDDVVASFNSTFLIIIYCDKEWDAREGLAFLIGLDIHVRGQSQGQWLGLANSSTDCQATGHFVAVEFDTEKQDFDPVDNHIGLNINSVRSNKTVSLKPLGIEISPEIPTNYSVRVEYNGRSKVLEVYMAIHSQTNQPKKPGTPLLKETINLRQYLKKVSCFRFAGSTGSSALQLNCVLKWDLKVEEMHPKKDLTWLKMLSGLVSQ; from the exons ATGACTTCACTCTATTACCAATGGTGCATCTTTTACTTTATAGATAACAGAAAAAGAACTCCTACGTTCAA ACTATGGCTTTCTGACATCTACAACGATGATGATGTTGTTGCCTCCTTCAACTCAACTTTCCTCATCATCATCTACTGCGACAAAGAGTGGGACGCTCGTGAGGGGTTAGCTTTTCTTATAGGTTTGGATATTCATGTACGTGGACAAAGTCAGGGGCAGTGGCTAGGCCTCGCGAATTCCAGCACCGATTGTCAAGCCACAGGCCACTTTGTTGCTGTTGAATTTGACACGGAGAAGCAAGATTTCGATCCTGTTGACAACCACATTGGACTCAACATCAATTCTGTACGATCAAACAAGACTGTTTCTCTCAAGCCCTTAGGCATTGAGATATCACCGGAGATACCCACCAACTACAGCGTGCGGGTAGAATACAACGGTAGGTCCAAAGTCCTCGAAGTGTACATGGCTATACACTCTCAAACTAACCAGCCAAAGAAGCCTGGGACACCACTTTTGAAGGAGACAATAAACTTGAGGCAGTACCTGAAAAAGGTGTCCTGCTTCAGATTTGCTGGTTCCACAGGCAGCTCAGCACTTCAGCTGAACTGCGTTTTGAAATGGGATCTGAAGGTGGAGGAAATGCACCCTAAAAAAgatttgacttggttgaagatgCTGTCGGGGTTGGTGTCCCAATAA
- the LOC103445307 gene encoding transcription termination factor MTERF6, chloroplastic/mitochondrial, which translates to METSTTQNGGSSIMWFFRDKGFDDKSIQDMLKKCKRLENAQAERASENWAYLKSIGIQERKLPFVVSKCPKILTLALHEKLIPTVECLTTLGTKPREVASAIAKFPHILSHSVEEKLCPLLGFFEALGIPQKQLGKMILLNPRLISYSIEAKLSEIVNFLANLGLSREGMIGKVLVKNPFIMGYSVDKRLRPTAEFLKSVGLTEQGLQTVVMNFPEVLCRDVDKILRPNFEFLKRSGFEDGQIAALVSGYPPILIKSIHNSLEPRIRYLVEVMGRRIDEVADYPDFFRHGLKKRVERRHKLLKQTTTDCSLSEMLDCNQKKFVTKFGLV; encoded by the coding sequence ATGGAAACCAGCACCACCCAAAATGGTGGTTCTAGTATCATGTGGTTCTTCAGGGATAAAGGTTTTGATGATAAGAGCATTCAGGATATGCTCAAAAAGTGCAAGCGTCTTGAGAACGCGCAAGCAGAAAGAGCCTCCGAGAATTGGGCTTATTTGAAGAGTATTGGCATTCAGGAGAGGAAGCTACCTTTTGTTGTCTCAAAGTGCCCCAAGATACTTACTTTGGCTCTCCACGAGAAGCTCATCCCTACAGTTGAGTGCCTCACCACGCTTGGTACTAAGCCCCGTGAAGTTGCGTCTGCCATTGCCAAATTCCCTCACATTCTGTCCCATAGCGTGGAAGAGAAGCTCTGTCCCCTTTTGGGATTCTTTGAGGCTCTGGGAATTCCTCAAAAGCAACTTGGCAAAATGATTTTGCTCAATCCAAGGCTCATCAGCTACAGCATTGAAGCAAAGCTTTCTGAAATCGTGAACTTTCTTGCTAATCTTGGCCTATCCAGAGAAGGAATGATTGGAAAAGTACTGGTAAAGAACCCGTTTATCATGGGTTATAGCGTTGACAAAAGACTGCGCCCTACGGCAGAGTTTTTGAAATCAGTAGGTCTCACAGAGCAGGGTCTTCAGACAGTGGTAATGAACTTTCCGGAAGTGTTGTGTAGAGATGTGGACAAGATTCTGAGACCCAATTTCGAATTTCTAAAGAGAAGTGGATTTGAAGATGGACAGATAGCGGCTTTGGTGTCTGGTTATCCACCCATTCTGATCAAGAGCATCCACAACTCTTTAGAACCGAGAATCAGGTACTTGGTAGAGGTTATGGGGAGACGAATTGATGAAGTCGCTGATTATCCTGACTTCTTCCGCCATGGTCTGAAGAAAAGAGTGGAGCGGCGACACAAACTTTTGAAACAGACGACAACTGATTGTAGCTTGAGTGAAATGCTGGACTGTAATCAAAAGAAGTTCGTAACgaagtttggtttggtttga